From a single Gracilimonas sp. genomic region:
- a CDS encoding multicopper oxidase family protein: MQKLYPKISFLLMLFAGLSFSIQAQHEHHNMAGHSMDTSKAVWRMPPMNMEMPMLPGMHNELPPVEPFIAGLGLTKEDIPFAKPQEILELADGDTVALQASIVRRNLEGKDYVMYGYNGQYPGPLLKAPQNSTVVVEFNNQIEFPTTVHWHGLRHDYRFDGTMFSQDPVMIGESFTYELFFRDAGVYWYHPHVLEYIQQDLGLYGNMLVAPPEEDYYNPVNREEMLILDDILIDDQGMIPWGKSSPTHALMGRFGNVMLVNGKTDYKLNIDRNEVLRFYITNVANTRTFNMVFEGAKVKVVGSDVSKFEEEVYTENVPIAVAERYIVEVLYEEPGTYPILNSIQAINHFRGEFYPHKDTLGMVTVSKKKADESFTEAFNTLRVNEDVKKDIAGFEPYFDKPVDKELELTVAVKNLPIPIMQSMQLDTAYVPHVEWNDTMPMMNWLSTGKQVEWILRDPATGKKNMDIYWDFKKGDVIKLRIFNNPDTFHPMNHPFHIHGQRHLVLSMDGVENPNMVWKDTSIIPVGSTVDLLVEMSNPGKWMMHCHIGEHLDAGMMLGFEVGETP, from the coding sequence ATGCAGAAGTTGTACCCTAAGATTTCTTTCCTGCTCATGCTGTTTGCAGGGCTTTCCTTTTCAATACAAGCACAGCACGAGCATCATAATATGGCAGGTCATTCCATGGATACTTCCAAAGCCGTATGGCGCATGCCTCCCATGAACATGGAAATGCCCATGCTGCCCGGAATGCATAATGAGCTGCCACCAGTTGAACCGTTTATCGCCGGGCTGGGGCTTACCAAAGAAGATATTCCCTTCGCAAAACCCCAGGAAATTCTGGAGCTGGCCGATGGAGATACCGTTGCCTTACAGGCTTCTATTGTCCGCCGGAATTTAGAAGGAAAAGATTACGTGATGTATGGCTACAACGGCCAATATCCGGGGCCGCTGTTGAAAGCACCTCAGAACAGTACCGTGGTGGTAGAATTCAATAACCAGATTGAATTTCCGACTACGGTTCACTGGCACGGGTTAAGGCACGATTACCGGTTTGACGGAACCATGTTTTCACAAGATCCTGTGATGATTGGTGAGTCTTTCACTTACGAGTTGTTTTTCAGGGATGCAGGTGTGTACTGGTATCATCCTCATGTGCTGGAATATATTCAGCAGGATCTCGGGCTGTATGGAAATATGCTGGTGGCTCCGCCCGAGGAAGATTATTACAATCCGGTGAACCGGGAAGAAATGCTGATCCTGGACGATATCCTGATTGATGATCAGGGGATGATTCCCTGGGGGAAGTCGAGTCCCACTCACGCTCTGATGGGACGGTTTGGAAATGTGATGCTGGTGAACGGGAAAACAGATTACAAGCTGAATATTGACAGAAATGAAGTGCTACGGTTTTACATCACCAATGTGGCCAACACCCGAACCTTTAATATGGTATTTGAAGGGGCAAAAGTTAAAGTAGTCGGTTCTGACGTCAGTAAGTTTGAGGAGGAAGTGTACACCGAGAACGTGCCCATTGCCGTGGCCGAGCGCTACATTGTGGAGGTGTTGTATGAGGAACCGGGAACTTACCCGATTCTGAATTCCATACAGGCCATCAATCATTTTCGGGGAGAATTTTATCCTCATAAAGATACCCTTGGGATGGTGACGGTTTCTAAGAAAAAAGCAGACGAGTCTTTTACCGAAGCGTTCAACACCTTACGTGTAAATGAAGATGTGAAAAAAGACATCGCCGGGTTTGAGCCTTACTTTGACAAGCCGGTGGACAAAGAGCTGGAGCTTACGGTAGCCGTTAAGAACTTGCCCATTCCCATCATGCAGTCTATGCAGTTGGACACCGCCTACGTGCCCCATGTAGAATGGAATGACACCATGCCGATGATGAACTGGCTTTCGACCGGAAAGCAGGTGGAATGGATTTTACGTGATCCTGCAACCGGCAAAAAGAACATGGATATCTACTGGGATTTCAAGAAAGGGGATGTCATCAAGCTTCGCATTTTTAATAATCCGGATACTTTTCATCCCATGAATCACCCCTTTCACATTCACGGTCAGCGCCACCTGGTGTTGAGCATGGACGGCGTGGAAAACCCCAATATGGTCTGGAAAGACACCTCAATTATACCTGTCGGCTCAACGGTGGACTTACTGGTTGAAATGTCGAATCCCGGAAAGTGGATGATGCACTGCCACATTGGTGAACACCTGGATGCCGGTATGATGCTGGGTTTTGAGGTTGGGGAAACTCCCTAA
- a CDS encoding DUF5686 and carboxypeptidase-like regulatory domain-containing protein produces the protein MQKISVLFLFLVLAGSVESEAQSQITGKIVDVETGDPLPAAHIIVKDTYRGTISNREGEFSIIVREFPITLVARFIGFESQEKVVTQDSGPVDFLLKPSVATMGEIVVTGEDPAIAIMREVIRRKKIWRASLETYKAEAYTRQQVKNDTSIVSISESISVAYWDKERGSREVLKSKRQTANIDATDNFAGVSYLPNFYDDNLDIAGFDMVGVTHPDALKYYEFQLEDIQSLDGQVVYELSVTSDRKLQPLFEGTIFVLGEEYALLEVDLRPNSVVVFPPPVQDFNLTYSQQFSNFGGDYWLPVDVRIEGLIEVGLVGLRFPPIGFKQVAKMNNYEVNLDLPDSLFREMDRFSVDSTTINSGDSLFVNEIDIIPLDTQEEMAYEKVDSNATLEKAFKPTGFFTRFIDWEEETESDGSSTTVSAGSSGSSGGNNGSFFAKLTRNLSPQARFNRVDVFYGGIKHERRYVDNRLSSEVFGGYSTGYGDGTFSYGAKMGWWPLKKTRRFAMSLAYSATTETRYNSDMYMPLMTSIPNLFGYADYFDYYRNEGIDFVAAYRPSGVNGSIRFNYMYENHEAINFSSSYDIVGRNLIQRPNSYIDEGTLSAVRLTFSNGEDRKALGAIGADDFSLSVEQSAKAIGSSWDYTRFKIDLYRRYETFYQRRFFPNTLDMRLNAGTYIGDLPIQKNEALDVALGVVTPFGAFRAKRFIPYEGASYVSLNAEHNFKSVPLEMLGWRKATQTGLSIIAFGGIGRTWVQQEQVDEFNTRYGFPPVTTDDWHMEAGLSLSNIFNLFRADVAYRIDNPGIYVGVSVARFF, from the coding sequence ATGCAGAAGATTTCCGTTCTTTTTCTTTTTCTGGTACTGGCAGGCAGCGTTGAGAGTGAGGCACAATCACAAATTACAGGTAAAATAGTGGATGTGGAAACCGGTGATCCGCTTCCGGCTGCACACATCATTGTGAAGGATACTTATCGGGGAACCATTTCGAACCGGGAGGGAGAATTCAGCATCATAGTCCGGGAATTTCCGATAACGCTGGTTGCCCGGTTTATCGGTTTCGAAAGCCAGGAGAAAGTGGTGACCCAGGATTCCGGTCCGGTTGACTTTCTGCTTAAGCCATCCGTGGCAACCATGGGGGAAATTGTGGTAACCGGCGAAGATCCAGCTATTGCCATCATGAGAGAGGTCATCCGCAGAAAGAAAATCTGGAGGGCCAGTCTTGAAACCTACAAGGCTGAAGCTTACACCCGCCAGCAGGTTAAAAACGACACATCTATTGTTTCCATTTCGGAGAGTATATCCGTGGCGTACTGGGATAAGGAGCGTGGCTCCCGAGAGGTGCTCAAATCCAAGCGGCAAACGGCCAACATTGACGCCACTGATAACTTTGCCGGGGTCAGCTACCTTCCCAACTTTTATGATGATAATCTGGATATAGCCGGTTTCGACATGGTGGGCGTCACCCACCCGGATGCGCTGAAGTATTATGAATTCCAACTGGAAGATATTCAGTCGCTGGATGGACAAGTTGTATATGAGCTGTCGGTGACTTCTGATCGTAAGCTGCAGCCTCTTTTTGAAGGGACGATTTTTGTATTGGGGGAAGAGTACGCTTTGCTTGAAGTAGATTTAAGGCCGAACTCCGTGGTTGTGTTTCCGCCGCCGGTGCAGGACTTCAACCTTACCTATTCTCAGCAGTTCAGCAATTTTGGCGGAGATTATTGGCTTCCGGTTGATGTGCGTATCGAGGGGTTGATTGAAGTGGGGCTGGTTGGCTTACGATTTCCACCCATTGGGTTTAAGCAGGTGGCGAAGATGAATAATTACGAGGTGAATTTAGATCTTCCGGATTCACTTTTCAGAGAGATGGACAGGTTCAGTGTAGATTCCACCACCATCAATTCCGGCGATTCTCTTTTTGTGAATGAAATTGATATCATCCCGCTGGATACCCAGGAAGAAATGGCCTATGAAAAAGTGGACAGCAACGCCACCCTTGAAAAAGCATTTAAGCCCACCGGTTTCTTTACCCGCTTTATTGACTGGGAAGAGGAAACGGAATCAGATGGTTCATCAACCACGGTAAGTGCCGGCAGTTCGGGTAGCTCAGGCGGTAATAATGGTTCTTTCTTTGCTAAACTGACTCGTAATCTTAGTCCACAGGCAAGGTTTAACCGTGTGGATGTTTTTTACGGCGGTATCAAGCATGAAAGGCGATATGTAGATAACCGGCTGTCATCAGAAGTTTTTGGCGGGTACAGTACCGGCTATGGCGATGGTACTTTCTCGTACGGGGCAAAAATGGGATGGTGGCCGCTTAAGAAAACCCGGAGGTTTGCGATGTCGCTGGCCTATAGCGCAACCACAGAAACCCGCTACAACTCCGACATGTACATGCCTTTAATGACCAGCATCCCCAATCTATTCGGCTACGCTGATTATTTTGACTATTACCGGAATGAAGGAATTGATTTCGTGGCTGCATATCGCCCAAGCGGAGTGAATGGTTCCATACGCTTTAATTATATGTACGAAAATCACGAAGCCATAAATTTCAGCAGCAGTTATGATATTGTAGGAAGAAACTTAATACAACGCCCCAACAGCTATATCGATGAAGGAACGTTGAGTGCAGTCAGGCTGACTTTCAGTAATGGAGAGGATAGAAAAGCGTTGGGTGCTATCGGTGCTGACGATTTCTCACTCAGTGTAGAACAGTCAGCGAAAGCAATCGGGAGTAGTTGGGATTATACCCGGTTCAAGATCGATCTGTATCGCAGGTATGAAACCTTTTATCAACGCCGGTTCTTTCCGAATACGCTGGATATGAGATTGAACGCCGGAACCTATATCGGAGATCTGCCCATCCAAAAAAATGAAGCTCTTGATGTTGCCCTGGGCGTTGTCACTCCATTTGGAGCATTCCGGGCCAAGCGATTTATTCCTTACGAAGGAGCGAGCTATGTATCACTGAATGCCGAGCACAACTTTAAGAGCGTACCGCTGGAAATGCTGGGGTGGAGAAAAGCCACTCAAACCGGGCTTAGCATTATCGCTTTTGGAGGAATCGGACGAACGTGGGTGCAGCAGGAGCAGGTGGATGAATTCAATACCCGTTACGGATTCCCCCCGGTTACTACCGACGACTGGCATATGGAAGCAGGACTTTCCCTGAGTAATATATTTAATCTCTTCCGCGCCGATGTTGCCTATCGTATTGACAACCCGGGAATTTATGTGGGCGTTAGTGTAGCCAGATTCTTTTAA